GGGGCGTTTGCGGATAACTGAGCGGCGCAGGTTCACGCCATCAGTGGCTTACTTGACCACAGGTGCAGGGCCTTCGGCCACACCCAGGTCATCTTCCGGACGGGTGTCGGAAATACCGGTACCGCCGGACGCCAGTTCGCTCTGCAGCTTGTCGGTGTCCAATTCGTTGACCCACTTGGCCACAACGATGGTGGCAACGGCGTTACCCACCAGGTTGGTCAGCGCACGGGCTTCGGACATGAAGCGGTCGATACCCAGGATCAGGGCCAGGCCGGCAACCGGCAGGTGGCCTACGGCCGACAGGGTGGCAGCCAGTACGATGAAACCACTGCCCGTCACGCCCGCAGCGCCTTTGGAAGACAGCAGCAGCACCAGCAGCAAGGTGATCTGGTGGGTGATGTCCATGTGGGTGTCGGTCGCCTGGGCGATGAACACGGCCGCCATGGTCAGGTAGATCGACGTGCCGTCCAGGTTGAACGAGTAGCCGGTTGGGATCACCAGGCCGACCACGGATTTCTTCGCGCCCAGACGCTCCATCTTGATCAGCATGCGTGGCAGTGCGGATTCGGAAGACGACGTGCCGAGAACGATCAGCAGCTCTTCACGGATGTAGCGGATCAGCTTGACCACGCTGAAACCGTGGGCGCGGCAGATGGCGCCCAGCACCACCAGTACGAACAGTACGCAGGTGATGTAGAAGCAGATCATCAACTGGCCCAACTGCACCAGCGAACCCACACCGTAGGCGCCGATGGTGAACGCCATGGCGCCCAGGGCACCGATTGGCGCGAGCTTCATGATCATGTTGATGATGTTGAACATCACGTGGGCGAAACGATCGATGAAGTCCAGCACCGGCTTGCCGTAGGCACCCAGGCGATGCAGGGCGAAACCGAAGATCACCGAGAACATCAGCACTTGCAGGATGTCGCCGTTGGCGAAGGCGCCGACGATGGTGTTAGGAATCACGTTGAGGATAAAGCCGACGATGCTCTGGTCTTTACCGGCAGTCACGTAGGCAGCGACTTTGGAAGCGTCCAGGGTTGCAACATCGATGTGCATGCCGGCGCCCGGCTGCACAACGTTGACCACGACCAGGCCAATCAGCAGGGCGATGGTGGAAACGATTTCGAAATACAGCAGCGCGTAGCCGCCGGTTTTGCCGACCGATTTCATGCTTTGCATGCCAGCGATGCCGCTGACCACGGTGCAGAAGATAATCGGGGCGATGACCATTTTGATCAGCTTGATAAAGCCGTCACCCAGTGGCTTGAGGGCCACGCCGGTCTCTGGGTAGAAGTGACCGAGCAAGATACCGATAACGATTGCAACGATCACCTGGAAATACAGGGATTTGTAGATTGGCTGACGAGTCGTCATTGCAAAATTCCTCAATCGTCCCGTGTGGCAAATATCCGCCATTGCCCACGACACTTGAATTGCGAACCCTCCTGCACTGGAGGGATTTGTTGTTTGCGAGACGTGTAGGAATACGCCTGCGCTGTAATCCCTATCGCAAACGCCGTGCCAGTTTGCGATAAACACGCTGAAGGCCTTTAGACATCAGGCCCGAAGGTTTCCAGAGCCCGCCTCTGACCGCGGACAAGGTGGCGGTTTTCCGCCGAGCAGCCCAATCGTATCCTGGAAATTGGCGGATATCCGCCTTGTCGCTTCGCAGGGTGATGACTACCATCCGCCATTCCATGGACGAGGCCCTGTCATGCGTGAACGCACCATCGCCAGTCATTTCGCCCGCGCCGCACTGGGCGGTGCGCGTCGAGCCGGTTACAACTACTGCGGCCTGCTGCAGCAGGTGGGTATCACTCAGGAACTGTTGAACGAACCCCGTGCGCGTATCGCTCCGGAGCAATTTACCCGGTTGCTGCAACTGCTCTGGCTGGCGCTGGATGACGAATACCTGGGCTTCGCCGACGGTCCGAGCAAGCGCGGCACCTTCGCCATGATGTGTCATGCGCTGATCCATTGCCGCACGCTGGAGAAGGCACTGGAACGCGGCTTATTGTTTTATAGCCTATTCCCACACGGGCCGCGCTGGCAGCTGACAAGAGAAGGCGACATGGTTCGCCTGAGCCTGGACGACGCGACCTTGTGGGACCCGGACCACTTTCTCAGTGAATGCCTGCTGGTGATCTGGCATCGCCTGGGCAGTTGGTTGATCGGCCAGCGGATTCGGCTGCATCAGGTCACCTTCTGCTACCCGATGCCGCCCCACGCCGGTGAATATGACTTGTTGTTTCCCTGCTCCCTCGTATTCGGTGCACCGAACAGCAGCCTGGTGTTTCCGGCCCGCTACTTGAGCCTGCCTCTGTTGCAGGACGAACGCACCCTCAAGCACTTTCTCGAGCGCTCCCCCGCCGACCTGCTATCGCGGCCGGATGAAGGCGACAGCTTGAGCAGCCAGTTGCGCCGCTTGCTGAGCCGCGACCACACGCCCTGGCCCGACCTGGAAGCCGTCGCCCAGCATTTGCATATCAGCCCACAGACCCTGCGCCGGCATTTGCGTGAGGAAGGCACCAGTTTTCAGGCGCTGAAGGATGAGTTACGACGCGACATCGCCATTTATCACTTGGGGCGAGCGGACTTGTCGTTGCAGGAGATTGCAGAACAGCTGGGGTTCTCCGAGCCGTCGGCGTTTCATCGGGCGTTCAAGAAGTGGACGGGGCTGACGCCTGGGGCCTATCGGGCGCAAGAGAGTTAGAAGGGGGTTGCCGGTGAGGGCCTCATCGGGGGCGAGCCCCCTCCCACATTTGACTGGGTTCACACCGCGTAAATTGTGAATAATTTTAAAGTGTGGGAGGGGGCTTGCTCCCGATA
This region of Pseudomonas sp. MUP55 genomic DNA includes:
- a CDS encoding AraC family transcriptional regulator, with the protein product MRERTIASHFARAALGGARRAGYNYCGLLQQVGITQELLNEPRARIAPEQFTRLLQLLWLALDDEYLGFADGPSKRGTFAMMCHALIHCRTLEKALERGLLFYSLFPHGPRWQLTREGDMVRLSLDDATLWDPDHFLSECLLVIWHRLGSWLIGQRIRLHQVTFCYPMPPHAGEYDLLFPCSLVFGAPNSSLVFPARYLSLPLLQDERTLKHFLERSPADLLSRPDEGDSLSSQLRRLLSRDHTPWPDLEAVAQHLHISPQTLRRHLREEGTSFQALKDELRRDIAIYHLGRADLSLQEIAEQLGFSEPSAFHRAFKKWTGLTPGAYRAQES
- a CDS encoding dicarboxylate/amino acid:cation symporter, with the translated sequence MTTRQPIYKSLYFQVIVAIVIGILLGHFYPETGVALKPLGDGFIKLIKMVIAPIIFCTVVSGIAGMQSMKSVGKTGGYALLYFEIVSTIALLIGLVVVNVVQPGAGMHIDVATLDASKVAAYVTAGKDQSIVGFILNVIPNTIVGAFANGDILQVLMFSVIFGFALHRLGAYGKPVLDFIDRFAHVMFNIINMIMKLAPIGALGAMAFTIGAYGVGSLVQLGQLMICFYITCVLFVLVVLGAICRAHGFSVVKLIRYIREELLIVLGTSSSESALPRMLIKMERLGAKKSVVGLVIPTGYSFNLDGTSIYLTMAAVFIAQATDTHMDITHQITLLLVLLLSSKGAAGVTGSGFIVLAATLSAVGHLPVAGLALILGIDRFMSEARALTNLVGNAVATIVVAKWVNELDTDKLQSELASGGTGISDTRPEDDLGVAEGPAPVVK